CCAGGAGATCTGGCCGCCCATGATGTCGTTGAACATCCGGTACAGGCCCGCCTCGCCGCCGAAGCCGGCGCCGTTGCCCTGCGAGCCCACCGACGAGCTCGCCCCGAAGATACGGCCGAAACCGTTGTAGCCGATGACGAGGTCCCAGACCGTGTTGTCCGTCGAGCCACCGATGTACGGGCGGGACGAGGCCGGGATGAGATCCACGACCACCATCCACCAGGCACTGGAGACGATCAGTGCGACCGTGCCGACTGCAAGGTTGCGTATGCGCTTGCCCAGCGAGGCGTTCGCGGCCCACAGATACACCAGGAAGAACGCGGGCAGGACCACGTACGCCTGCATCATCTTCGTGTTGAACGCGAAACCGATGGCGACGCCCGACCACACCAGGGGCATCAGCCGGCCGGTGCGCACGGACTTCAGCAGTGCGGCCGCGCCCAGCAGCATCAGGAAGACGAGGATCGGGTCGGGGTTGGTGTCCCGGGTGATGGCGACCGTTATCGGGGTGAGCGTCAGCGCCAACGCGGAGACGGTCGCCGCCACCGCGCCGAAGTCCCGCTTGACCAGCCGGTACAGAAGCGCGACGGAACCGGTTCCCACGGCGACCATCGGCAGCATCAACTGCCAGGTGCCGTACCCGAAGGCGCGGGCGGACAGGCCCATGACCCAGAGGGCGAACGGCGGCTTGTCGACCGTGATGAAGCTGCCCGCGTCCAGGGCGCCGAAGAAGAACGCCTTCCAGCTCTTGGTGCCGCTGTAGACGGCCGCGTCGTAGAAGGTGTTGCCGGTGATCGAGGAGAGGTTCCAGGCGTAGAGGGCGGTGGCCAGGACGAGGATCGCCCAGAGTGCCGGACGGGCCCAGCGCGGGTCCTCGGGTGCGCCGGTGAACAGACGCCTGGCTCGGGAGGCGAGTCCGCCGTCGGTGGGCGGGGCCGACCGGTGGCGGGCGCCGTCCTCGCGGACGGGGGCGGGCGGCGGGGCGAGTGTCGTCATGACGCGTACTCCAGGTGGGTGTTCGCCCCGGTGGGCAGGACGGCGGCGGGGGTGGTCGTGCGTGCCGCCGGCACCTGGGGGGTGCTCGTGCGGCGCGGTACGGCGGGGACGCGGGTGCGGCCGGTGAGGGTGGAGCGGAGCATCCGGCCCATGCCCTTGAAGTCGTCGACGGCCGTGCGGACGATGTCGACCCGGCTGTCGGGGTCGTCGGTCCAGTCGACCGGCACCTCGTGGACGCGGAGCCCGTTGCGCTGGGCCAGGACAAGCAGTTCGGTGTCGAAGAACCAGGCGGTGTCCTCGATGTGCGGGGCGAGCGCGCGGAAGACGTCGGCGCGGACGGCCTTGAAGCCGCACTGCGCGTCCGAGAAGCGGGCGCCGAGGCCGGCCTTGAGCAGGAGGTTGTAGGAGCGGGAGACGAACTCCCGCTTGGCGCCCCTGACCACCGACGCCTGGCGGTGCAGCCGGCTGCCGATGGCGAGGTCGCTGTGGCCGGACAGCAGCGGGGCCACCAGGGGGAGGAACGCCTCCAGGCCTGTCGACAGGTCCACGTCCATGTAGGCGACGACGTCTGCGCTGGAGCGGTTCCACACGTGTTTCAGGGCGCGGCCCCGGCCCTTCTCCTCCAGGCGCATGGCGTGCACGTGCGGGAGACGGAGCGTCAGGTCGGTCGCCGCGTACCAGGTGGCGTCCGTGCTGGCGTTGTCCGCGATCGTGATGCGGAACGGGAACGGGAAGGACTCTTCGAGGTGTGCGTGGAGACGGCCGATGCTGTCGGCGAGGACGTGCGCCTCGTTGTACACCGGCACCACGATCTCGACCGACCGCTGCCGGACGCCTCCCGCGTTCGTTTCGTTCATGGCCATGACGATCGGGGCCATGTCTGGGGGATCCCTGAGCCGGTCCTGAGGGAAGAGTGAGAATCAGCGGACTCACAGGTCGCGCACAGCGGAAACCCCTTTCACCCAGGCGCGGGTGGCGTGCTCCACTGGTGGCATGAGCCTGACGAGCGAGGTCTTCCTGGTGGCGGACGACGGTGACCTCGACATCCTGGCCGGGCAGCGGGACGGCCGGCCCGACGGCATGGAACCGGCCGGGCCGGAGTCGTGGCGCAGGACGGTCCGGGGATCACGGGCCATCCGCCGGATCGGCGCCCGGTTCCTGCCGGCCCTGGTGAGCGTGCACCACGGTGGCGTCGTCGCTCCGGACGAGATCCCCGCCTTCCCCGCGGAAATCGCTCCAGTACGCGCTTGCTCGGAGCGGCTCGCCGCCGAGACCCGCTCGCCCGACCGGACGGTCGAGAGCCACTGCCGGCACATCTCCGGACGCCTGGACGGCATCGAGGCGAGCGCTCGGTACGCGCAAGGGGCCGGTGGCGGACTGCTGATCGGGTAAGCGGTCTAGACTCTCCCCGCAACGGCCCGAACTCGTATCGAGAGCGGGCAGAAATTGCCAGACCCGAAGGGTATTCGGCGCTTTGATACGGATAGATTCAGTCACCAAGCGATACCCGGACGGCACGGTGGCGGTCGACCGGCTCTCCCTCGACATACCGGACCGTTCGATCACCGTCCTCGTCGGCCCCTCGGGCTGCGGCAAGACGACCACCCTGCGGATGATCAACCGGATGGTCGAGCCCAGCGAGGGCACGATCCTCATCGACGGCGTCGACAGCCGTCAGCAGCCGGTCAACACCCTGCGCCGGTCCATGGGTTACGTCATCCAGAACGCCGGACTCTTCCAGCACCGGACGATCGTCGACAACATCGCCACCGTGCCCCGGATGCTCGGCTGGAGCAAGGACAAGGCCCGTGCGCGGGCGCGGGAGCTGATGGAACGGGTGGGGCTCGACGCCTCGTTCGCCAAGCGGTACCCCTACCAGCTCTCCGGTGGCCAGCAACAGCGCGTCGGCGTGGCCCGCGCACTCGCCGCCGATCCGCCGGTACTGCTGATGGACGAGCCGTTCTCCGCCGTCGACCCCGTCGTCCGCAAGGGCCTCCAGGACGAACTGCTGCGCATCCAGGCCGAGTTGGGCAAGACCATCGTCTTCGTCACGCATGACATCGACGAGGCCGTGAAGCTCGGCACGATGGTCGCGGTGCTGCGTACCGGCGGCCGGCTCGCCCAGTTCGCGCCGCCGGCCGAGCTGTTGTCCGACCCCGCCGACGCGTTCGTCGAGGACTTCCTCGGCGCCGACCGGGGCATCCGGCGCCTGTCGTTCTTCTCCTCCGCCGGGCTGGAGCTGCTCACCACGCCGATCGTCGCGATCGACTCCACGGCCGAGCAGATCGCCGCACGTGGCGCGACCGACGCCCCCTATCTCCTCGTCACCGGCCTGGACGGCCGTCCGCTCGGCTGGAGCGAGCCCGGCGCACTGACGGCCGGACGGGTCGACGCCGACCGACTGCTGCCGTACGGGCGGCCGTTCGTCGCCGAGCGGGACTCGCTGCGCGCCGCCCTCGACTGTGCGGTCCTGTCGCCCACCGGCTGGGCGGTCGCCGTGGACGCCGAGGGCCGGGCCGCCGGCGTCGTCTCCCAGACGGCCATCGGCGAGGCCATCCGCGGCGCCCACGCGGCAGGCCGTGAGGAGCAGCCGTCGCCCGAGGAGACCGCCCAGAAGGTCATCCGGTGAACCGCTTCTTCGACATCCCCAGCGACCTCCAGCACGACTGGTTCGGCCTCATCGGGCTGCATCTGCGCGAGGCCCTGCTGCCGGTGCTGGGCGGGCTGCTGCTCGCGCTCCCGCTCGCCCAGTTGTGCGTGCGGCTGCGCTGGCTGTACCCGCCCGTGCTGTGGGTGACGACCGTGCTCTACGCCATCCCGTCCCTGGCCTTCTTCGTCGTCCTCATCGACTACACGGGGCAGACCGAACTGACGGTGATGATCCCGCTCACCATCT
The sequence above is a segment of the Streptomyces asoensis genome. Coding sequences within it:
- a CDS encoding dolichyl-phosphate beta-glucosyltransferase — encoded protein: MNETNAGGVRQRSVEIVVPVYNEAHVLADSIGRLHAHLEESFPFPFRITIADNASTDATWYAATDLTLRLPHVHAMRLEEKGRGRALKHVWNRSSADVVAYMDVDLSTGLEAFLPLVAPLLSGHSDLAIGSRLHRQASVVRGAKREFVSRSYNLLLKAGLGARFSDAQCGFKAVRADVFRALAPHIEDTAWFFDTELLVLAQRNGLRVHEVPVDWTDDPDSRVDIVRTAVDDFKGMGRMLRSTLTGRTRVPAVPRRTSTPQVPAARTTTPAAVLPTGANTHLEYAS
- a CDS encoding ABC transporter ATP-binding protein gives rise to the protein MIRIDSVTKRYPDGTVAVDRLSLDIPDRSITVLVGPSGCGKTTTLRMINRMVEPSEGTILIDGVDSRQQPVNTLRRSMGYVIQNAGLFQHRTIVDNIATVPRMLGWSKDKARARARELMERVGLDASFAKRYPYQLSGGQQQRVGVARALAADPPVLLMDEPFSAVDPVVRKGLQDELLRIQAELGKTIVFVTHDIDEAVKLGTMVAVLRTGGRLAQFAPPAELLSDPADAFVEDFLGADRGIRRLSFFSSAGLELLTTPIVAIDSTAEQIAARGATDAPYLLVTGLDGRPLGWSEPGALTAGRVDADRLLPYGRPFVAERDSLRAALDCAVLSPTGWAVAVDAEGRAAGVVSQTAIGEAIRGAHAAGREEQPSPEETAQKVIR